From a single Natronorubrum tibetense GA33 genomic region:
- a CDS encoding V-type ATP synthase subunit F — translation MSQEIAVVGSPEFTTGFRLAGVRRFENVPDDEKETELDDAVTDVLDDDGIGIVVMHDDDLEFLSRNVRQNVETSVEPVVVTIGSGTGGGGLRDQIKRAIGIDLMDEDE, via the coding sequence ATGAGTCAGGAAATCGCAGTCGTCGGCAGTCCGGAGTTCACGACCGGCTTCCGCCTCGCGGGAGTCCGTCGATTCGAGAACGTCCCGGACGACGAGAAGGAGACTGAACTCGACGACGCCGTTACGGATGTCCTCGACGACGACGGCATCGGAATCGTCGTCATGCACGACGACGATCTGGAGTTCCTCTCGCGGAACGTCCGCCAGAACGTCGAGACGAGCGTCGAGCCGGTCGTCGTCACGATCGGGAGCGGAACCGGTGGCGGCGGACTGCGCGACCAGATCAAGCGTGCGATCGGTATCGACCTGATGGACGAAGACGAATAA
- a CDS encoding DUF7382 domain-containing protein: MDDRISRRRLLSTAAAGSLTVGVAGCLDEFGSESSDDDEAPSDAGSGPENGNDDPSNGDETYATACEAGTGFLETTFDGEFEAASEYYPHEHLAEHDREYFVEYLEDRFADAVEDYDLTAANCAESADDHDVIEAADGELDAEVTDGEWLTYELDLEADEEAVSELIDVLALEIEGTWYAGVVDVSVSDTEVTVKIAEDDQLVDADASGEDAEVVVSVVDENGEIVPGATVIATGGSAQLEGVLDAETGAVPDDLEGTYDDLEDHQAVLNFDGRQSLRDEQDIGTVELDVLPPSDSYYIDEQPNPEIRIVRN; the protein is encoded by the coding sequence ATGGACGATCGTATTTCGCGGCGACGGTTGCTCTCCACAGCGGCAGCTGGCAGTCTAACGGTCGGCGTCGCCGGCTGTCTCGACGAGTTCGGTAGCGAGTCGAGCGACGATGACGAGGCTCCATCCGACGCCGGAAGCGGTCCCGAAAACGGCAACGACGATCCCTCCAACGGCGACGAAACGTACGCGACCGCCTGCGAAGCTGGCACCGGGTTCCTCGAGACGACCTTCGACGGAGAGTTCGAGGCGGCCAGCGAGTACTACCCCCACGAGCATCTCGCGGAGCACGACCGGGAGTACTTCGTCGAGTATCTCGAGGATCGGTTCGCGGACGCCGTCGAGGACTACGATCTCACGGCCGCGAACTGTGCAGAGTCGGCCGACGACCACGACGTGATCGAGGCGGCCGACGGCGAACTGGACGCCGAAGTGACGGACGGCGAGTGGCTCACCTACGAACTCGACCTCGAGGCCGATGAGGAGGCAGTATCGGAGTTGATAGACGTCCTTGCCCTCGAGATCGAGGGGACGTGGTACGCCGGCGTCGTCGATGTATCCGTCTCAGACACCGAGGTAACGGTCAAAATCGCCGAGGATGATCAGCTCGTAGACGCGGACGCGAGCGGGGAAGACGCGGAAGTCGTCGTCTCGGTCGTCGACGAGAACGGGGAGATCGTGCCGGGCGCGACGGTGATCGCTACCGGCGGATCGGCACAACTCGAGGGCGTTCTCGACGCCGAGACGGGTGCCGTTCCCGACGACCTCGAAGGTACCTACGACGACCTCGAGGACCACCAGGCGGTGTTGAATTTCGACGGCCGGCAATCGCTTCGCGACGAGCAGGATATCGGGACGGTCGAACTGGACGTGCTCCCGCCGTCCGACAGCTACTATATCGACGAGCAGCCGAACCCGGAAATTCGTATCGTCAGAAACTGA
- a CDS encoding long-chain-fatty-acid--CoA ligase, with protein MHKPLLTTDFLDRARTHYGDDEAVVATTGERFTYGELGERADRFSAALQERGIEKGDRVAVLDPNTHYHLEAAYGTMQTGAIHMPLNYRLTPDDFSYMLEDAEVDAVYADYDFADKIEPIREEVPAETFITNDAESVDGEWEEFDDVLEAAGTEYDRPEMHEDEIITINYTSGTTGDPKGVCRTHRAETLHAYLISIHQEIRDDDSYLWTLPMFHVNGWGHIYAITGMGAKHVCTRGVDAGDIFESVRKEDISYMCCAPTVLNMLSDYYEENDPTTTGENDIRIATAGSAPPEATIRTVEDEFGWYLKHVYGATETGPLITTSDARRTFDDDSGDRFAIKKRQGIGFLGTEIRVVDEDGTDVARDDASIGEIVVRGNQVMEKYWNKPEETEEAFTDRVEGYYHMGDLATVDENGMISIQDRKKDIIISGGENISSIELEDTLFDHPEISDVAVIPAPSDQWGETPKAFVVPESGDPDDPGVTVDDLVDFTRDNLAGYKVVREIEFVEELPTTATGKIQKYELRQEEWEDEDRMVGQG; from the coding sequence ATGCACAAGCCATTGCTTACGACGGACTTTCTCGACCGGGCGCGGACCCACTACGGCGACGACGAAGCGGTCGTCGCCACGACGGGTGAACGGTTCACCTACGGCGAACTGGGGGAGCGCGCCGACCGGTTCTCGGCGGCGTTACAGGAACGCGGCATCGAGAAGGGCGATCGCGTCGCCGTCCTGGATCCAAACACGCACTACCACCTCGAGGCGGCCTACGGGACGATGCAGACCGGGGCGATCCATATGCCGCTGAACTACCGGCTGACGCCGGACGATTTCTCCTACATGCTCGAGGACGCGGAGGTCGACGCGGTCTACGCGGATTACGACTTCGCGGATAAGATCGAGCCGATCCGGGAGGAGGTGCCGGCGGAGACGTTCATTACGAACGACGCTGAAAGTGTCGACGGTGAATGGGAGGAGTTCGACGATGTCCTCGAGGCGGCGGGCACCGAGTACGACCGCCCCGAGATGCACGAGGACGAGATCATCACCATCAACTACACCTCCGGGACCACTGGCGACCCGAAAGGCGTCTGTCGGACCCACCGCGCGGAGACGCTCCACGCGTACCTGATCAGCATCCACCAGGAGATTCGCGACGACGACAGCTACCTCTGGACGTTGCCGATGTTCCACGTCAACGGTTGGGGCCACATCTACGCGATCACCGGCATGGGCGCGAAACACGTCTGTACCCGCGGCGTCGACGCCGGGGACATCTTCGAGTCGGTCCGAAAGGAGGACATCTCCTACATGTGTTGTGCGCCGACGGTGCTGAACATGCTGAGTGACTACTACGAGGAAAACGACCCCACAACGACGGGCGAGAACGACATCCGAATCGCGACCGCCGGATCAGCGCCGCCGGAGGCAACCATCCGCACCGTCGAGGACGAGTTCGGCTGGTACCTGAAACACGTCTACGGCGCGACCGAGACCGGACCGCTGATCACGACCTCCGACGCTCGACGGACGTTCGACGACGACAGCGGTGATCGGTTCGCGATCAAGAAACGGCAGGGAATCGGCTTCCTCGGCACGGAAATCCGCGTCGTCGACGAGGACGGTACCGACGTGGCCCGCGACGACGCCTCGATCGGTGAGATCGTCGTCAGAGGCAATCAGGTCATGGAGAAGTACTGGAACAAGCCCGAGGAGACCGAGGAGGCCTTTACCGATCGCGTCGAGGGCTACTACCACATGGGCGACCTCGCGACCGTCGACGAAAACGGGATGATCTCGATCCAGGACCGCAAGAAAGACATCATCATCTCCGGCGGCGAGAACATCTCGAGCATCGAACTCGAGGACACGCTGTTCGACCACCCCGAAATATCCGACGTGGCGGTCATCCCGGCCCCCAGCGACCAGTGGGGTGAGACACCGAAGGCGTTCGTCGTGCCCGAGAGCGGCGATCCGGACGACCCGGGCGTGACTGTCGACGACCTCGTCGACTTTACGCGGGACAACCTCGCGGGGTACAAGGTGGTGCGGGAGATCGAGTTCGTCGAGGAGCTGCCGACAACCGCGACCGGCAAGATCCAGAAGTACGAACTCCGTCAGGAGGAGTGGGAGGACGAAGATCGAATGGTCGGACAGGGGTAA
- a CDS encoding ATP synthase subunit A, whose amino-acid sequence MSQAEDTQTVDEDGVIESVSGPVVTAADLDARMNDVVYVGDEGLMGEVIEIEGNLTTIQVYEETSGVGPGEPVENTGEPLSVDLGPGVLDAIYDGVQRPLDVLEEKMGTAFLDRGVDAPGIDFETEWEFTPTVEVGDTVEAGDVVGEVPETESITHRVMVPPDYEGGEVTSTESGEFTVDEPVVELDSGEEITMHQEWPVREARPAETKETPTIPLVSGQRILDGLFPIAKGGTAAIPGPFGSGKTVTQHQLAKWADADIVVYVGCGERGNEMTEVIEDFPELEDPQTGKPLMSRTCLIANTSNMPVAARESCIYTGITIAEYFRDMGYDVALMADSTSRWAEAMREISSRLEEMPGEEGYPAYLAASLSEFYERAGKFQLLNGDEGSVTAIGAVSPPGGDFSEPVTQNTLRIVKTFWALDADLAERRHFPSINWNESYSLYRQQLDPWFRDNVAEDWPEVRQWAVDVLDEEAELQEIVQLVGKDALPEDQQLTLEVARYLREAWLQQNAFHDVDTYCDPKKTYRMLQAIRTFNDEAFEALDAGVPAEEIQDADALPRLNRMATAEEWNEYIDELESEIESQIRSQY is encoded by the coding sequence ATGAGCCAGGCAGAAGACACCCAGACCGTCGACGAAGACGGTGTAATCGAAAGCGTGAGCGGTCCAGTCGTGACCGCCGCGGACCTCGACGCCCGGATGAACGACGTCGTCTACGTCGGTGACGAAGGGCTGATGGGCGAGGTCATCGAGATCGAAGGGAACCTGACCACGATTCAGGTGTACGAAGAAACCTCCGGCGTCGGCCCGGGCGAACCCGTCGAGAACACGGGCGAACCCCTCTCCGTCGACCTCGGACCAGGTGTGCTGGACGCCATCTACGACGGTGTCCAGCGCCCGCTCGACGTTCTCGAGGAGAAGATGGGGACGGCGTTCTTGGACCGCGGGGTCGACGCTCCCGGAATCGACTTCGAGACGGAGTGGGAGTTTACCCCGACCGTCGAGGTCGGCGACACGGTCGAAGCCGGCGACGTCGTCGGTGAAGTGCCCGAGACCGAGAGCATCACGCACCGCGTGATGGTCCCGCCGGACTACGAGGGTGGCGAGGTGACGTCGACCGAGAGCGGCGAGTTCACGGTCGACGAACCCGTCGTCGAACTCGACTCCGGCGAGGAGATCACGATGCACCAGGAGTGGCCCGTTCGTGAGGCCCGTCCGGCAGAGACGAAGGAGACGCCGACGATCCCCCTCGTTTCGGGGCAGCGAATTCTCGACGGCCTCTTCCCGATCGCGAAAGGTGGGACGGCTGCGATTCCCGGTCCCTTCGGCTCCGGGAAGACGGTCACCCAGCACCAACTCGCCAAGTGGGCCGACGCGGATATCGTCGTCTACGTCGGTTGTGGCGAGCGCGGCAACGAGATGACCGAGGTTATCGAGGACTTCCCTGAATTGGAAGACCCGCAGACAGGCAAGCCGCTCATGTCCCGAACGTGTCTCATCGCGAACACGTCCAACATGCCGGTCGCAGCCCGCGAGTCCTGTATCTACACGGGGATCACCATCGCGGAGTACTTCCGCGACATGGGCTACGACGTCGCGCTGATGGCCGACTCCACCTCCCGGTGGGCAGAGGCCATGCGCGAGATCTCGAGCCGACTCGAGGAGATGCCCGGCGAAGAGGGGTATCCCGCATATCTGGCCGCCTCGCTCTCGGAGTTCTACGAGCGCGCCGGCAAGTTCCAGCTGCTCAACGGCGACGAGGGTTCGGTGACGGCGATCGGAGCCGTCTCGCCGCCCGGCGGCGACTTCTCGGAACCCGTCACGCAGAACACCCTGCGTATCGTCAAGACGTTCTGGGCGCTGGACGCCGACCTCGCGGAGCGTCGGCACTTCCCCTCTATCAACTGGAACGAGTCGTACTCGCTGTATCGACAGCAACTCGACCCCTGGTTCCGCGACAACGTCGCGGAGGACTGGCCGGAGGTCCGCCAGTGGGCGGTCGACGTGCTCGACGAGGAGGCCGAACTGCAGGAGATCGTCCAACTCGTCGGCAAGGACGCCCTGCCGGAAGACCAGCAGCTGACCCTCGAGGTCGCACGCTACCTGCGTGAAGCCTGGCTCCAGCAGAACGCGTTCCATGACGTCGACACCTACTGCGACCCGAAAAAGACCTACCGGATGCTCCAGGCGATCCGGACGTTCAACGACGAGGCCTTCGAGGCGCTCGACGCTGGCGTTCCAGCCGAGGAGATTCAGGACGCCGACGCCCTCCCACGGCTCAACCGGATGGCGACGGCGGAGGAGTGGAACGAGTACATCGACGAACTCGAATCAGAGATCGAATCGCAGATCAGAAGCCAGTACTAA
- a CDS encoding V-type ATP synthase subunit E has product MSLDTVVEDIREEAHARAEDIRAEGEARADEIESAAEEDAEEIRSDAEQAVEREIEQLREQRLSSAKLEAKQQRLEARRDVLGDVREQVEDELAALEGDTREELTRTLLETASDEFDEGDDVSVYGRESDEELITSILDDYDGYEYAGEYDCLGGVVVESDQSRVRVNNTFDSLLEDVWEDNLREISNRLFEQ; this is encoded by the coding sequence ATGAGTTTGGATACAGTCGTAGAAGACATTCGAGAAGAGGCCCACGCGCGTGCGGAGGACATCCGTGCGGAGGGCGAAGCGCGCGCCGACGAGATCGAATCGGCCGCCGAGGAGGACGCCGAGGAGATCCGCAGCGATGCAGAGCAGGCTGTCGAGCGCGAGATCGAGCAGCTTCGCGAACAGCGACTCTCCAGTGCGAAACTGGAGGCGAAACAGCAGCGCCTGGAGGCCCGCCGTGACGTCCTCGGCGACGTTCGCGAGCAGGTCGAAGACGAACTCGCGGCTCTCGAAGGAGACACTCGCGAGGAGCTGACGCGAACCCTCCTCGAGACGGCGAGCGACGAGTTCGACGAGGGCGACGACGTCAGCGTCTACGGTCGCGAAAGCGACGAGGAGCTGATCACGTCGATCCTCGACGATTACGATGGCTACGAGTACGCCGGCGAGTACGACTGCCTCGGCGGCGTCGTCGTCGAAAGCGACCAGTCTCGAGTCCGAGTCAACAACACGTTCGACTCGCTGCTCGAGGACGTCTGGGAAGACAACCTCCGGGAGATCAGCAACAGACTCTTCGAACAATGA
- a CDS encoding DUF6276 family protein: MACSICDSPTVSFSVPEQYREYAPAQASAATCCTRCLTVEPADEVLEEPDFTSVSNAFPSGEAAIPLALALGLCSSLATNRAAIEELLEAVERAGTDPLLVLDRLVDDPELEPKIDLERRRHQLEQLLY; encoded by the coding sequence ATGGCCTGTTCTATCTGTGATTCGCCGACGGTCTCGTTTTCGGTTCCCGAGCAGTATCGCGAGTACGCGCCGGCGCAGGCGTCGGCCGCAACGTGCTGTACGCGTTGTCTCACCGTCGAACCGGCGGACGAGGTGCTCGAGGAGCCCGATTTCACCAGCGTGAGCAACGCCTTCCCGAGCGGCGAGGCGGCGATTCCGCTCGCGCTCGCGCTGGGTCTGTGCTCGTCGCTCGCGACGAACCGGGCGGCGATCGAGGAGCTACTCGAGGCCGTCGAACGCGCGGGAACGGACCCGCTGCTGGTGCTCGATCGGCTCGTCGACGATCCCGAACTCGAGCCGAAGATCGATCTCGAACGGCGACGGCATCAACTCGAGCAGTTATTGTACTGA
- a CDS encoding ATP synthase subunit B, with amino-acid sequence MKEYQTITEISGPLVFAEVDEPVGYDEIVEIETDDGRTLRGQVLESSEGVVSIQVFEGTGGIDRNASVRFLGETMKMPVTEDLLGRVLDGSGNPIDGGPEIVPDERIDIVGKAINPYSREYPEEFIQTGVSGIDGMNTLVRGQKLPIFSGSGLPHNDLALQIARQASVPEEEEGDDDEGSEFAVIFGAMGITAEEANEFMDDFERTGALERSVVFMNLADDPAVERTVTPRLALTTAEYLAFEKGYHVLVILTDITNYCEALREIGAAREEVPGRRGYPGYMYTDLAQLYERAGRIEGKEGSVTQIPILTMPGDDDTHPIPDLTGYITEGQIVMDRDLNSQGIEPPINVLPSLSRLMDDGIGEGLTREDHADVSDQMYAAYAEGEDLRDLVNIVGREALSELDNKYLDFADRFEEEFIQQGYDNNRSIDDTIELGWDLLSELPKESLNRIDEDLIAEHYREDETEAAEVSAD; translated from the coding sequence ATGAAAGAGTACCAAACAATCACGGAGATCAGCGGCCCGCTGGTGTTCGCCGAGGTCGACGAACCGGTCGGCTACGACGAGATCGTCGAGATCGAAACCGACGACGGACGAACGCTGCGCGGACAGGTGCTGGAATCGAGCGAAGGCGTCGTCTCGATCCAGGTGTTCGAGGGGACGGGCGGTATCGACCGCAACGCCTCCGTTCGGTTCCTGGGCGAGACGATGAAGATGCCCGTCACCGAGGATCTCCTCGGACGGGTGCTCGACGGCTCCGGCAACCCGATCGACGGCGGCCCGGAAATCGTCCCCGACGAGCGCATTGACATCGTCGGCAAGGCAATCAACCCGTACTCCCGAGAGTATCCCGAGGAGTTCATCCAGACCGGCGTCTCCGGCATCGACGGCATGAACACGCTCGTTCGTGGCCAGAAGCTCCCGATCTTCTCCGGATCCGGACTCCCCCACAACGACCTCGCGCTCCAGATCGCCCGTCAGGCGTCGGTGCCCGAGGAAGAGGAAGGCGACGACGACGAGGGGTCGGAGTTCGCAGTCATCTTCGGTGCGATGGGAATTACCGCCGAGGAAGCAAACGAGTTCATGGACGACTTCGAGCGCACCGGCGCGCTCGAGCGTTCGGTCGTCTTCATGAACCTCGCGGACGACCCCGCAGTCGAGCGGACGGTCACGCCGCGACTCGCCCTGACGACGGCGGAGTACCTCGCCTTCGAGAAAGGCTACCACGTGCTCGTCATCCTCACCGACATCACGAACTACTGCGAGGCGCTTCGTGAGATCGGTGCGGCACGTGAGGAGGTTCCGGGTCGGCGTGGTTACCCCGGATACATGTACACCGACCTGGCACAGCTCTACGAGCGCGCCGGTCGAATCGAAGGCAAGGAGGGGTCGGTGACGCAGATTCCGATCCTGACGATGCCCGGCGACGACGACACCCACCCGATTCCGGACCTGACCGGCTACATTACGGAAGGCCAGATCGTGATGGATCGGGACCTGAACAGCCAGGGGATCGAGCCGCCGATCAACGTCCTGCCATCGCTCTCGCGGCTGATGGACGACGGTATCGGCGAGGGACTCACCCGTGAAGATCACGCTGACGTCTCCGACCAGATGTACGCCGCGTACGCCGAGGGTGAGGACCTGCGCGACCTCGTGAACATTGTCGGTCGCGAAGCGCTCTCCGAACTGGACAACAAGTACCTCGACTTCGCCGACCGGTTCGAGGAGGAGTTCATCCAGCAGGGGTACGACAACAACCGCTCGATCGACGATACGATCGAACTCGGCTGGGATCTCCTGTCGGAACTCCCGAAAGAGTCCCTCAACCGGATCGACGAGGACCTCATCGCAGAGCACTACCGCGAAGACGAGACGGAAGCCGCCGAAGTCTCGGCCGACTGA
- a CDS encoding V-type ATP synthase subunit D, translating into MAKDVKPTRKNLMEIEDRIELSERGHGTLEKKRDGLIMEFMDILDKAQDVRGDLAQDYEDAQKKINMARAMEGDVAVRGAAAALQEHPEITTESKNIMGVVVPQIESSRVSKSLDQRGYGIMGTSARIDEAAEAYEDLLESIILAAEVETAMKKMLREIETTKRRVNALEFKLLPDLYDNQEYIEQKLEEQEREETFRLKKIKEKKEAEEKAEREAEAEDEAASDTEDETEPDMEQSTAGGVPGGD; encoded by the coding sequence ATGGCCAAGGACGTCAAGCCCACCCGCAAGAACCTGATGGAGATCGAGGATCGCATCGAACTCTCCGAGCGGGGGCACGGGACACTCGAGAAGAAACGGGACGGGCTGATCATGGAGTTCATGGATATCCTGGATAAGGCCCAGGATGTCCGCGGCGACCTCGCGCAGGACTACGAGGACGCCCAGAAGAAAATCAACATGGCTCGGGCCATGGAGGGCGACGTCGCGGTCCGCGGGGCCGCCGCTGCGCTGCAGGAACACCCCGAGATCACCACCGAGTCGAAAAACATCATGGGCGTCGTCGTTCCCCAAATCGAGTCCTCCCGCGTCTCGAAGAGCCTCGACCAGCGCGGCTACGGGATCATGGGAACCTCCGCCCGCATCGACGAGGCCGCCGAGGCCTACGAGGACCTCCTCGAGAGCATCATCCTCGCCGCCGAGGTCGAGACGGCGATGAAGAAGATGCTCCGGGAGATCGAGACGACCAAACGGCGCGTCAACGCCCTCGAGTTCAAACTCCTGCCCGACCTCTATGACAACCAGGAATACATCGAACAGAAACTCGAGGAGCAAGAACGCGAAGAGACCTTCCGCCTGAAGAAAATCAAAGAGAAGAAAGAAGCCGAGGAGAAAGCAGAGCGAGAGGCCGAAGCGGAGGACGAAGCGGCCTCCGACACCGAAGACGAGACCGAACCCGACATGGAGCAGTCGACTGCGGGCGGTGTGCCGGGCGGCGACTGA
- a CDS encoding V-type ATP synthase subunit C → MSVGASNPEYVNARVRSRRASLFADEDYRKLIRMGPSGIARFMEESEYEREINELGARFSGVDLIEYALNRNLAKHFQDLLDWSDGRLYDLIARYLRKFDVWNLKTIIRGIYTETDPEEIRTDLIMAGELDEATIDRLLEVDEIEDAIEVLNRTVYYEPLTEAYEEFEETGALVPLENALDREFYEHLLDDLSRGPIAEPQEGPEAKYVEFLQAEIDFRNARNALRLARSGADLDPASYYIEGGVLFDESELNQLVNDYDALVDHIGENKRYGKRLSGAMDRLRDADSLIQFEHALDAALLEYADTLSSIYPASISAVLSYILAKEREVENIRAIARGREVGLEESEIEEELVIL, encoded by the coding sequence ATGAGCGTAGGTGCCTCGAATCCGGAGTACGTGAACGCTCGCGTTCGGTCACGCCGAGCCTCGCTGTTCGCGGACGAAGACTATCGGAAGCTGATCCGGATGGGGCCGAGCGGGATCGCACGGTTCATGGAAGAATCGGAGTACGAACGCGAGATCAACGAACTCGGCGCACGCTTCTCGGGTGTCGACCTGATCGAGTACGCGCTGAACCGGAATCTCGCGAAACACTTCCAGGACTTGCTCGATTGGTCGGACGGTCGACTGTACGACCTCATCGCCCGCTACCTCCGGAAGTTCGACGTCTGGAACCTGAAGACGATCATCCGCGGGATCTACACCGAAACCGATCCCGAGGAGATCCGGACGGACCTGATCATGGCCGGCGAACTCGATGAGGCGACGATTGATCGTCTGCTCGAGGTCGACGAGATCGAGGACGCGATCGAAGTCCTCAACCGGACGGTCTACTACGAGCCCCTCACGGAAGCGTACGAGGAGTTCGAAGAGACCGGCGCGCTCGTTCCCCTCGAGAACGCACTCGACCGGGAGTTCTACGAGCACCTGCTCGACGATCTCTCCCGCGGACCGATTGCCGAGCCCCAGGAGGGGCCGGAGGCGAAGTACGTCGAGTTCCTGCAGGCCGAGATCGACTTCCGGAACGCCCGGAACGCCCTGCGACTCGCTCGCAGCGGCGCCGACCTCGATCCCGCGTCCTACTACATCGAAGGCGGCGTGCTGTTCGACGAGTCGGAGCTGAATCAACTCGTCAACGATTACGACGCGCTCGTCGATCACATCGGCGAGAACAAACGCTACGGCAAGCGACTCTCCGGAGCGATGGATCGGCTGCGGGACGCTGACAGCCTTATCCAGTTCGAGCACGCACTAGACGCTGCGCTGCTCGAGTACGCGGATACGCTCTCGAGCATCTACCCGGCCTCGATCTCGGCCGTGCTGTCGTACATCCTCGCCAAGGAACGCGAGGTCGAGAACATCCGTGCGATCGCTCGCGGTCGCGAGGTTGGACTCGAGGAAAGCGAGATCGAAGAGGAGCTGGTGATCCTATGA
- a CDS encoding DUF5811 family protein translates to MNGNTPYAGLPGETGAGQRAAADVPDLSRDQKRLLHRDVSRIAARTREFLPSEYVVDSDVSSGMTGPQVTVAVRPPVGHAVSAGFTPDLEDLAAGEDVITADERSEVARGLAASAALQVKQAVSNNVTPTGK, encoded by the coding sequence ATGAACGGAAATACGCCGTACGCAGGGCTGCCGGGAGAGACGGGTGCTGGTCAGCGCGCCGCGGCGGACGTTCCGGACCTCTCGAGGGATCAAAAACGACTGCTTCACCGCGATGTCTCGCGGATCGCCGCCCGAACCCGCGAGTTCCTTCCCAGCGAGTACGTCGTCGACTCCGACGTCTCGAGCGGGATGACCGGTCCTCAGGTCACCGTTGCCGTCCGTCCACCGGTGGGTCACGCGGTCAGTGCCGGATTTACGCCGGACCTCGAGGATCTCGCGGCCGGTGAGGATGTCATCACGGCTGACGAGCGGAGCGAGGTGGCCCGGGGGCTGGCCGCCAGCGCGGCACTGCAGGTCAAACAGGCGGTCAGCAACAACGTGACGCCGACCGGGAAGTAG